A section of the Parasteatoda tepidariorum isolate YZ-2023 chromosome 6, CAS_Ptep_4.0, whole genome shotgun sequence genome encodes:
- the LOC107453309 gene encoding uncharacterized protein encodes MEDDDLINKRTGNIKPPQLETLISFMENHPNLAVGKKDNLSPEKRKALWNDLYFQLNAVVGGTRKNLDQWKKSWNDQKAKTHAKAMKLIETGGNSTYLTHLEERILKILSSTNEFKSPQPSSDIFLIPETGIVFSLPIVAQDASQSSVSNAPSTSQEAPDAPLCDPLMSETSNISATEGLPNVAVAVSSEEISLTDDRHTLMNYKPLPEADTPVVTLSSDIPSIIIQETQAKRNLITETTKSVTECSVEDIKSVTNYPAEISESINNPSSTTVCNPSIAAFGKDRRRRRNHKRSHYMTADKAAETFGYISQRNCAVLERIASAMEAQANRAAKQTQLMREIIDVVKQR; translated from the exons ATGGAAGATGATGATCTAATTAACAAGAGAACGGGCAATATAAAGCCACCGCAGTTAGAGACTCTTATTTCGTTTATGGAAAATCATCCTAATTTGGCCGTTGGAAAGAAAGACAATTTATCGCCCGAAAAGAGAAAAGCCTTGTGGAATGACCTGTATTTTCAACTAAATGCTGTTGTTGGGGGTACCCGAAAAAATTTGGACCAATGGAAAAAA tcTTGGAATGATCAGAAAGCAAAAACTCATGCAAAGGCTATGAAGCTTATTGAAACTGGAGGCAACAGCACATATCTAACGCATCTAGAAGAAAGAATACTCAAGATTTTATCATCCACTAATGAATTCAAGTCTCCTCAACCTTCTTctgatattttcttaattccCGAAACAGGCATAGTTTTCTCA ttGCCGATAGTTGCACAGGATGCAAGTCAATCTTCAGTGTCAAATGCTCCTTCCACTTCCCAAGAGGCACCAGATGCACCTCTGTGTGATCCTTTAATGTCAGAAACAAGCAATATTTCAGCCACAGAAGGTCTCCCTAATGTAGCTGTTGCTGTATCTTCTGAAGAAATTTCTCTAA cTGATGACAGACATACATTGATGAATTATAAGCCACTTCCAGAAGCTGATACTCCAGTTGTTACTTTGTCTTCTGATATTCCTAGCATAA TTATACAGGAAACACAAGCAAAAAGAAATCTTATCACAGAGACTACAAAATCTGTAACTGAATGTTCTGTGGAGGATATAAAATCTGTAACTAATTATCCTGCAGAAATCTCAGAATCCATAAATAATCCATCTTCTACTACAGTGTGTAATCCGTCCATTGCAGCTTTTGGGAAAG ACCGCCGAAGAAGACGCAATCATAAAAGAAGCCATTATATGACTGCTGATAAAGCAGCTGAAACTTTTGGATATATTTCTCAAAGGAACTGTGCTGTGCTGGAAAGAATTGCTTCTGCAATGGAAGCCCAAGCTAATAGGGCTGCCAAACAAACTCAACTTATGCGAGAAATAATAGATGTTGTAAAGCAGAGATAA